The following coding sequences lie in one Mycobacterium sp. DL440 genomic window:
- a CDS encoding cytochrome P450: MPTLRLPPGFDFTDPDIYAERLPVEELAEMRKLAPIWWNEQPLGQGGFDDGGFWVVTKHKDVKDVSLRSDVFSSQEKTALPRYRDGTVQQQIEQGKFVMLNMDAPHHTHLRKIISRAFTPRAIERLRADLADRARAIVAAAAAEGSGDFVEQVSCELPLQAIAGLMGVPQEDRMKLFDWSNQMVGDQDPEFASNDAISASVELIMYGMQMAAERTKNPGDDLVTTLLQADVEGHKLSDDEFGFFVILLAVAGNETTRNSITQGMMAFADHPDQWELFKRERPGTAADEIVRWATPVTSFQRTALEDTELAGVPIKKGQRVVMFYRSANFDEDVFDDPYRFDILRDPNPHVGFGGTGAHYCVGANLARMTIDLIFNAIADGMPDLTPLAAPERLRSGWLNGIKHWQVDYRGRSDSR, encoded by the coding sequence ATGCCGACTCTCAGACTCCCGCCCGGATTCGACTTCACCGATCCCGACATCTACGCCGAACGACTTCCTGTCGAGGAACTCGCGGAGATGCGCAAGCTGGCTCCGATCTGGTGGAATGAACAGCCGCTCGGCCAAGGAGGGTTCGACGACGGCGGGTTCTGGGTCGTCACGAAGCACAAGGACGTCAAAGACGTCTCACTGCGCAGCGACGTGTTCTCCAGCCAGGAGAAGACCGCCCTCCCGCGCTATCGCGACGGCACCGTCCAGCAGCAGATCGAACAGGGCAAGTTCGTCATGCTCAACATGGACGCCCCGCACCACACACATCTGCGCAAAATCATCTCGCGGGCCTTCACTCCCCGGGCGATCGAACGCCTGCGCGCCGACCTGGCCGACCGGGCCCGAGCCATTGTCGCGGCCGCCGCAGCCGAGGGCTCGGGGGATTTCGTCGAGCAGGTCTCCTGCGAATTGCCGCTTCAGGCGATCGCGGGGCTGATGGGCGTGCCGCAGGAAGACCGCATGAAGTTGTTCGACTGGTCCAATCAGATGGTCGGCGACCAGGACCCGGAGTTCGCCTCCAACGATGCGATCAGCGCCTCGGTCGAGTTGATCATGTACGGGATGCAGATGGCGGCCGAGCGGACGAAGAACCCAGGCGACGATCTGGTCACCACGCTTCTGCAGGCTGACGTCGAGGGGCACAAACTCTCCGACGACGAGTTCGGCTTCTTCGTCATCCTGCTCGCGGTGGCCGGCAACGAGACGACCCGGAACTCGATCACCCAGGGCATGATGGCCTTCGCCGATCACCCTGACCAGTGGGAGTTGTTCAAACGCGAGCGCCCGGGCACCGCGGCTGACGAGATCGTCCGGTGGGCGACACCCGTCACGTCATTCCAGCGCACCGCACTGGAAGACACCGAGCTGGCCGGCGTGCCGATCAAGAAGGGCCAACGGGTGGTGATGTTCTACCGCTCGGCGAACTTCGACGAGGACGTGTTCGACGACCCGTACCGCTTCGACATCCTGCGGGATCCCAACCCGCACGTGGGATTCGGCGGCACAGGCGCGCACTACTGCGTCGGCGCCAACCTGGCCCGGATGACGATCGACCTGATCTTCAACGCGATCGCCGACGGGATGCCCGACCTGACGCCACTGGCGGCGCCCGAACGGCTCCGGTCGGGTTGGCTCAACGGCATCAAACATTGGCAGGTGGATTACCGCGGCCGGTCGGATAGTCGATGA